In Oryzias latipes chromosome 6, ASM223467v1, the sequence ctgttcagatgagaacaacattttttaacctttgaacCGATTCAACCAGTTAAGATCCAACAAAGTTGAATACAAGCTGCAGTAAAATCTCTTTAAAGtccttaaaatatatatatatatgatgctTTTATAAAATTTTCATTTACAAGTTTTTCTTCAGACATAAGTGTGTAAACCAGTGATCTACATGGAAATTGTACAAtttaatctttaaaaagttCTCCAACAGAAGAATTCTGTTCCATTTGTACAAAGATCAAGTTTGGCCTaacatatttatcaaaaaatgGACTTTGACTGGAATCCATACTGTTTCCTCTACACTCAATTGAAATACTACAAAAATTTCAAGGGGAAAACCTGATGCAGAGATCATCTGTTTTAACCAGCGTCATGGCAGCACAGTGATTGCATAAAAGACTCAGCACTTGCAACCAGTGACCTAGCATTAGTACGTCCTTTCATAAATCAGCGCTGAACAGTAAATCCTCATGGCACTAATCCAAACTAGGATTATGCTGAGTGACCGCCAAGGGAGCAAGTAAGTCCACACAGTATCTTTTACCCAGAAAACGGCAGCGTCATGCGGGGTGCAATGTGTCATTATTCTTGTAGCAGAATGTGGTGTGGCGCTCCATTTTGCACATATAACCGCGGCTACTGAGATGTGGTAGGATGTAcccaggctcattaaaacaacgtTTAGCGTAACACTTCTCacatctatatgtcataaacacttagcaGTGTACTTTCATACCGGAAATCTCCTCATCAGTGCAGTTGCTAGCTTTGTctgagttaaagcacacacGGCACGTCTCTTTGCCACTAATCGCCTTGCAGCATGCTTCCGctgtaccaaagtaacaagtaaaaactATTGATCTTGACATTCAAAACTGgtaaacaaaatataaagttttgatAAGCTAACTGTCCTGATAAGAATTGTAAAGCGCTTGTTGTTTTGAACTGCTCTCGTAGCTCCTgcccaatgactgaagagatctttggtcacgtggttttgtttacaagctttggtccatAACAGAATGGGTCGCTTGATGCCACTCTGAATACAGACTAAATGGTCCGGGACTTGATCTGGAATATATTAAGCAGACTTGATCTGGAACAAAGaattttttcagtctgaatacaccctaagttGTGATATTGGTGTGGCTCAGAGGGGGCAGACCTTATCAGTGATCTATCATAAATGTGTATTCATGTGAATGGGACCCTAGTGAGTGGCTGAATGGTTCAGTTAGATGTGTGTTGGACTCAACCATGGAAACCAGGGTGGTAACCAAAGGACGCGATGAGCTTCATTACTACCGAACTATGCGGCTggaagggggcccaagtctgggttccCATAGAAAATGTGTTATGGTTATTTGGTGTCATAACCAAAGTTGACAGTCACCTTCCTAATGCACATTACTATTGGTCATGTTTTAACTCAGAGAGAGCATCCAGGTTGAAAAGCAGAGGTCCAATTGAACTTTGGAGAACTAATTTTTAgtaacatgtattttttattttattttattttttcagatttaggCTTACTAATAAGACAACTTTTACCTCCACTAAAAGATCTGATCCAAATATGGAGACTAAATCTACCCATGTTTCTAGTTGGTGAAGATACTTGTGAAATAATTATTTGCAAAaccaaatcaaaatgttttaaatagatCATTACTTCTGAATAGGTATATAGGGCCCCAGTGACCCCATTTGACAACCTGAAGAAACGTGTTATAAAGGTATAGCATGGGATCAACTCTGTGCTTTGCATTGATGGTGTTGCCACACCCACATCCAACCAACTAAGTCATGTACTTCCACTGGTGCTTTAGAGATGATAGGGTCTTCCAGTTTGCTGAAACGTGTGACAGCGCGCAACCCTCGCTGTCTTCCGCGCTGATGTTTCGTCAGTTCGTTGGCTGTTGACGCAGCGTTCTGTCGAAGGTGTCCGTCACCGTTTTTTGCAGGGAAGAAGACGCGCGTCTGCCATCTGTGCGCccctccctctttccctccctcTCTGGCTCGCAGCATCCTTGGCAGGCAGAAACCCGACGCTCCCGATCGCCGCTGTCGCGGTTTTTGAATGAACATTTGAGGTGTTTCGCCAGGTGCTGCTGAATGCGGCGGCGTTCGGTGACGCTTCACGGGGCGAACGTGCGTCAAGGAGCGGAGCGTGGAGCTGGTTTGGAACGCATTTTTCGCTCTTCAGCTGGAATTTTCCAAGGGCGCCAGCATGCGGCAGAGATGATCTGCCGGATGAAGTGAGCAGGTCAGGGAGAGGGCCGTGCAGTCACCGACTTTCCAGAGTTGTCTCCTTTTTAAAGCAGGGTTCCAGCTTTTCTCCTTACACCGCCTGCGTTTGGGAGGATGCCACGTCATGAGATGATCGACAAAAAAAGCCGCAGCTTCTCTGACTCCGTCTGATTCCGATGGTGCTCTGAAATAAACTGTTGATGTTCAGTCATCGCTGCGCGCGCGGACGGATCACAGCATCCACCTATATTTTTCGGATTGCATAAAATGATACCTGGATCTGCCGCATCAATGCTACCGTCTGCAGAAGCTGCGAAACTCTACCAGACCAATTACGTCCGCAACTCTCGAGTCATCGGACTTCTTTGGGCCATTTTCACTATCCTGTTCGGCATCGTGAACATGACCATCTTCTCGCAGCCCTATTGGATTGGGGATGGCGTGGACACGCCGCAGGCCGGCTACTTCGGCCTTTTCCACTATTGCATCGGGGACGGACACTCCAGAGACCTGGCCTGCCAGGGCAGCTTCACCGAGTTCGCCGCCATCCCCTCCAGCGCCTTCAAGGCCGCCTCCTTCTTCATTGGAATGTCTATGACGCTGGTGGTCACCTGCATTGGCTGCTTcagcctcttcttcctcctcagtaCCTCCACCGTCTACAAGATCTGTGGCTGGATGCAAGCATTATCAGGTAGTCTTTCTTAAGAGGCTTTGTCatcatttttaatcacattttggacataacactaaaaaaatatgatgtttttttaagattttgaaagcattgaaaaacaacttttagcgTTTATAACACAAAAAACGTCATTCGTCTAatggagaaataaaaatggCACATCAAGATGAATCTAGCTCTTCACAGCAAAGAAAATATGTTCTGAAAGCACAAAATGCCTGCTATGAGTTTCTGGTGAATTATTAAATAtgtgtttatttcaaataaaataataaatgtcagtctgaatgcataagaaGCTGTCCCCTCAGCAGACAGggctgtccatggtgctgaaatATGGTTCCATTCAGAAGGATTCACTACTACCAAACTCAGCTGTAGAGGTTCAATGGGCATTGTGTTTGTAGTTGTCATTGTCTAATAAAATGTTGTGGTCGCTAATAATATTGTTCAACACCATAAACATTTAGCACATGAATCTGATAAACTTCTCAACATCAGTTCAATTTAGGTAAATATCAGATTCAATGATTGGTTTATAAGTTTGATGAGAGAAACATTTTAGCTGTATTTAATTGGTTTGAAAAATTGTTAAATTCCTGATCAGTCATTTGGTGAATGCTTTTATTCAATGGATTTTGGGGTTAAGTCACTTGCCCTAGGACACAGTGAATGtcaatactttgatttaaaacCCTCAACTGATTGTCAGACAGATGCCCAGCCCTGAACAATCCCCCACATTTGCAGAGATTGAAGAAAATATGCTACTGCAGTGATGCTCTGGCCACACTTACAGTATTGTGTCGTGTAAACAAGTGGGATTgaaactgctgctgcttttgcCAAACATGCATTCTCTATGCTTTAACTCTTATTTCATTAGGAATCTGGTTAATCAGTTTCTTTTCCACAACAATTTTTAGGAGTCACATAAatatattattaattaattgtgccccaccatccatccatccatccatccatccatccatccatccatccatccatcaatccattcatccatgcatccatccattcatccatccatccatccatccatccatccatccatccatccatccatccatccatccacccctgTTCTCATTCTGCCTTGTAGGTTCACAGGTATTGCACAAGTTTATCCCACTAACTTGAGGTCCATTGAGAAGGTCAGGTTTTACggattattaaaaataaaaatactggaATTTaggtatttttaaagtgtttttaatttcatttaagtCTTACCTTGACTATTGGTTAAAAACATTGTTGAATAAAAGCCAAAACGTTAGTCCAGACTACAGAGTTCTGTCATTTTGTCACAATAGTAGCTTTGTGTGGTGTTGCTTTGTGATTAAAACCAGATGTTGTACTTGTGACTTGGTTTTTTGTGATAAATTTATAATCTAAAAGTGTTAAGTCACGCTTTGAAATCATGTGTCTTTCAAAATTTTCCAAAATGTAACGCACTGACATGGTTTAGTGTTCAAAACCTGCTCTAACATTAAAGCTACAAATGCTCTTGGActgataaaaactttattttggctGCATGACTGCGTCATACTTAAGTTCGTTGCATAATATGACTAAAATGCAACATAATCTGAGCCATCGTCATTAGCAGATTACAAAAGAAGCTTTAACTCATCCACAGACTTGAGATATTTGCACGTCAAAGTTGGTGTGTAGGGAATGATGGGGTCACCGGTTAAACTGGCAGTACCACTTTGGCAGTGGCCAAAACTGTGGGAAAATGTTTTCCAGGATGAGCACACGCCCTGCATCAGTTGAAGAGCTCCATCACTGCCAAACATCAGTTCTCTCAGCTGCTTCTGTGGTTAACGCAGTCAGCTTGCTGTTTGTAACAAACATAAAGGGGAATTGTTTGGATCAGCTCCAGCTGAGGGTGTTATGTTGGGCCGAATTAATGCAATAAGCCAAACTAATGAGGAGTCCGCCGGGCTTTGTGCTTCTGCTGCTAAGAGATGAAAGAGAAAGTGAAGAAGAGAGACCTTGGTTGCTGCAATCTGGTGCAGGGA encodes:
- the LOC101157534 gene encoding LHFPL tetraspan subfamily member 3 protein; protein product: MIPGSAASMLPSAEAAKLYQTNYVRNSRVIGLLWAIFTILFGIVNMTIFSQPYWIGDGVDTPQAGYFGLFHYCIGDGHSRDLACQGSFTEFAAIPSSAFKAASFFIGMSMTLVVTCIGCFSLFFLLSTSTVYKICGWMQALSGVCLVLGCMIYPDGWDSDEVRRMCGEKTDKYSLGACSMRWAYILAIMGILDALILSFLAFVLGNRQDGLMTEELLAESKEGGNA